The proteins below are encoded in one region of Apostichopus japonicus isolate 1M-3 chromosome 22, ASM3797524v1, whole genome shotgun sequence:
- the LOC139964328 gene encoding microsomal glutathione S-transferase 1-like isoform X1, protein MASVFETPQFEAFVKYGALSLAKMLNMSLLTGVVRMAKGSFANKEDYISSGRLSPDELKAKLATPDPFLERIRRCHLNDMENIPPFILTGLFFVLAANPTLDSCNWHFRIFLASRILHSICYILALPQPSRLLCFTVGFVTTCSMLLRAIAAVW, encoded by the exons ATGGCTTCCGTCTTTGAAACACCTCAGTTTGAGGCTTTCGTCAAGTATGGCGCGTTGTCGCTTGCGAAGATGTTAAACATGAGCCTGCTTACGGGGGTTGTGCGAATGGCGAAAGGG TCTTTCGCCAACAAAGAAGATTATATATCATCAGGAAGATTATCACCTGATGAGTTGAAAGCAAAACTGGCCACACCAGATCCATTCCTTGAGAGAATCAGAAG ATGTCATTTGAATGATATGGAGAACATCCCTCCATTCATCCTGACCGGACTCTTCTTTGTCCTTGCAGCCAACCCAACCTTAGACTCTTGTAACTGGCATTTCCGGATTTTCTTGGCATCCAGAATTCTCCATTCCATATGCTACATCCTAGCCTTGCCTCAACCGTCTCGTCTTTTGTGTTTCACTGTTGGGTTTGTGACAACTTGTTCGATGTTGTTGAGAGCAATCGCTGCTGTCTGGTGA
- the LOC139964328 gene encoding microsomal glutathione S-transferase 1-like isoform X2 codes for MASVFETPQFEAFVKYGALSLAKMLNMSLLTGVVRMAKGSFANKEDYISSGRLSPDELKAKLATPDPFLERIRSQPNLRLL; via the exons ATGGCTTCCGTCTTTGAAACACCTCAGTTTGAGGCTTTCGTCAAGTATGGCGCGTTGTCGCTTGCGAAGATGTTAAACATGAGCCTGCTTACGGGGGTTGTGCGAATGGCGAAAGGG TCTTTCGCCAACAAAGAAGATTATATATCATCAGGAAGATTATCACCTGATGAGTTGAAAGCAAAACTGGCCACACCAGATCCATTCCTTGAGAGAATCAGAAG CCAACCCAACCTTAGACTCTTGTAA